In the genome of Pseudarthrobacter sp. IC2-21, one region contains:
- a CDS encoding 5-oxoprolinase/urea amidolyase family protein: METVSNPATAARVLAARVLSVRTVGTTAVLAELSGLHDVLALQALLLEQPLPGQVDVLAAAETVMVRADSPAAARRMASLLLELDLTAQSHAEGKLVTIDTVYDGEDLAEVGRLTGLGAEGVVAAHTGQVWTVAFGGFAPGFGYMVGENQSLEVPRRSSPRTEVPAGAVALAGNYSAVYPRKSPGGWQLIGRTAARMWDLGREQPALAAPGDRVQFRAVRELVEVPDPEAPSGSEGPAVTDPSLQSGLRILSPGLQSLIEDLGRPGHAGLGVSAAGALDRSSLRRANRMVGNQPHAAVVETVAGGLRVQAAGDQVLAVTGAPSALTVLTPSNVSDANGTDNQPAEQVREVPMATAFALLDGEILTVGPPERGFRSYLAIRGGVVAEAVLGSRSTDTMSGIGPAPLAAGQLLAAGAATSSNVVGNPELQPDFPDAGVTVLDLVPGPRDDWFDTAALESLCAQDWEVTPRSNRVGMRLNGEPLRRSREGELASEGTVAGAVQIPPEGQPVLFLADHPITGGYPVIGVVVDHQLDLAAQIPIGGRIRFRWAPGHGPAADASSERANASQTTDSPSTDSPDKVSN, from the coding sequence ATGGAAACAGTCAGCAACCCCGCCACGGCAGCCCGCGTGCTCGCCGCCCGCGTTTTGTCCGTAAGGACGGTAGGTACGACGGCGGTGCTCGCCGAACTCTCCGGGCTCCACGATGTGCTGGCCCTGCAGGCCCTCCTGCTGGAGCAGCCGCTGCCGGGCCAGGTGGACGTCCTGGCCGCCGCTGAAACGGTGATGGTCAGGGCGGACTCACCGGCCGCTGCGCGCCGGATGGCTTCGCTGCTGCTGGAGCTGGACCTGACGGCCCAGTCCCATGCGGAGGGAAAGCTGGTCACCATCGATACCGTGTACGACGGCGAGGACCTCGCCGAAGTCGGCCGCCTCACCGGCCTGGGCGCGGAGGGAGTGGTGGCCGCCCACACCGGGCAGGTCTGGACCGTTGCCTTCGGCGGCTTCGCCCCCGGGTTCGGCTACATGGTGGGGGAGAACCAGTCACTGGAAGTCCCGCGCCGCAGCTCCCCCCGGACGGAAGTGCCCGCCGGTGCCGTGGCCCTGGCCGGCAACTATTCCGCCGTCTACCCGCGGAAATCCCCGGGCGGCTGGCAGCTGATCGGCCGCACCGCGGCACGGATGTGGGACCTCGGCCGCGAGCAGCCGGCGCTGGCCGCGCCGGGTGACCGGGTGCAGTTCCGGGCCGTCCGGGAACTCGTGGAAGTTCCGGATCCTGAGGCTCCGTCTGGCTCGGAAGGGCCCGCGGTTACCGATCCTTCGCTTCAGTCCGGCCTCCGGATCCTGTCCCCGGGCCTGCAGAGCCTGATCGAGGACCTGGGCCGCCCCGGCCACGCCGGTCTGGGCGTATCCGCCGCCGGCGCGCTGGACCGGTCCTCCCTGCGCCGCGCGAACCGGATGGTGGGCAACCAGCCCCATGCCGCCGTCGTCGAAACCGTTGCCGGCGGGCTGCGCGTGCAGGCTGCGGGGGACCAGGTGCTGGCCGTCACCGGCGCACCATCGGCACTGACTGTTCTGACGCCGTCGAACGTTTCCGATGCGAACGGCACTGACAACCAGCCCGCGGAACAGGTGCGCGAGGTGCCCATGGCCACCGCTTTCGCCCTGCTGGACGGCGAAATCCTCACAGTGGGGCCGCCGGAGCGCGGCTTCCGCAGCTACCTCGCCATCCGCGGCGGTGTGGTTGCCGAGGCGGTGCTCGGCAGCCGGTCCACGGACACCATGTCCGGGATTGGTCCCGCACCGCTGGCCGCCGGGCAGCTGCTGGCAGCCGGTGCCGCCACGTCCTCCAACGTGGTGGGCAATCCCGAACTGCAGCCCGACTTTCCGGACGCCGGCGTGACGGTGCTGGACCTCGTCCCCGGACCCCGGGACGACTGGTTCGACACCGCCGCGCTCGAATCACTCTGCGCCCAGGACTGGGAAGTGACGCCCCGCTCCAACCGGGTGGGCATGCGCCTGAACGGTGAGCCGCTGCGCCGGAGCCGGGAGGGGGAGCTGGCCAGTGAAGGAACCGTGGCCGGCGCCGTCCAGATTCCGCCCGAAGGCCAGCCCGTGCTGTTCCTGGCCGACCACCCCATCACCGGCGGCTACCCCGTGATCGGTGTGGTGGTGGACCACCAGCTGGATCTCGCCGCGCAGATTCCCATCGGGGGCCGGATCCGGTTCCGCTGGGCTCCCGGCCACGGACCGGCCGCCGATGCCTCCTCCGAACGGGCCAACGCTTCGCAGACAACAGATTCCCCCTCAACAGATTCCCCAGACAAAGTGAGCAACTGA